From the genome of Tripterygium wilfordii isolate XIE 37 chromosome 6, ASM1340144v1, whole genome shotgun sequence:
TGTGAGGGCTGGAGTGCCTGCAATGTCTTGTAGTTCTTTTCCATCAAAGAGAGGACATTTTTTATTCTAAATATCGAACCAAGGGTTTTATTCTTCCGGATGAAACAGATCCTTATAAATCCGTCCCACTCTTTAGCATTCACTTGGGGGCGTGGCTTCCTGGGTTCAATTCGAACTACAGAGGAATCAACCTTCGGTGGAGGTCTGAAATTATTCTTTCCGACTTTGAGGAGATGGGACACTCGAGCATAGAGTTGAGTGTTCACGGAAAGACGGCAATAAAGATTGTCACCGGGCTGAGCTACCAGTCTCATAGCAAATTCCCTTTGGAACATAATGATGGCACACCGGAAGGCCGGTTGATGGGCAAGCAACTTGAATGTAAGTGGAGAGGAAATTTGATAAGGGATGTTGGCTACACATATATCAAAGTAGGGAAGATCTGTCTTAAGCACGTCACCTTGAATAACCTGCAAGAATCATTACAGTAACATAAGTAATTACTTTCAGACGAACTCCAGAACTACACCGCATTTAGAACCAGAGGTAAAAAAATTGCTCTCAATATAACCATCAGACTAAAAGCACATCATGGAAGCCCACACAGTACCAAATTAAAGTAACATGACCATCGCATTATAAATAATTGCCTAAAAGAATAGCTGAGGAGTTGGAGCACAAATTTTGCAGTTTAAGGGAATTCCTCTTCACAGATCTTCattttagaaaagaaaattgacagGTAAAAGAGACATTCTAATAAGGTTCTTTGAcaagtaataattttttttttcaaaactagCAGCTTGCACGATTCTATATAATAACCAGATGAAGTATCAATGGTTGCAGATGGACGGACCACACGAGAAGAAAGAGAACCCTAACATAAATCCAATAGAAGTCCCTTTGAAACAAACCAATATCACCGTAAACAATGACACAAAACCCATTATACAACCGTGGATAAACAATGATATAAACGCGCATAAGATGGATGATCAAAATACACAACCTTCACAATTAACACACACCAGAGGCAACTTTCACAATTATACAAACCACAGGCGGTGGGGTTTGCATAAACACCAATTCCAATCCCAAGATTTCTCACTCAGAATATCATGAATCATAAAACCTTAGTTTATAACACATAAGAACATCAATCAAGGATTCCAACGGCAAaaactgtaattttttttttatcaatttcctCACTTTCTCGGCAAATTAAAATAACCATAGTAAGTCATAGTAATAATAGAACACCTTCAAACGATTGGACTGTGGGGTGCCCTGAAACCGGCGCTGCAACTCAAGAACCATGCGAGGGTCGAGCTCAATAGCGATGACCTGCTTTCCGGCTTCTAAGAGCTTCTTGGTCAGGTTTCCCGTTCCAGGACCCACTTCGAGGATCACATCAGTGCTCATGATCCCGGATTTCTGCACAATTGAGTCCACCAGCAAGGGGTTCTTCAGGATATGTTGCCCCTTCGATTTGTGAAATGAAATCCCTCCTTGGTAATGATTCGACGGTGCTCTTGCGCCCTTCGCTTTCTCCTTCTTGATCTTGCCTCCCGCCATTGTTGCAGCGTAACAGTTGCTATGGGGGTTTTAATGTACGATTGTTGAGGAGCTAGGGTTTTGTAGATGAGCAAGAGTGAGGAGGACGGAACCGAAACGTGAATGCAAAATCCTAACAGGCTGTTAAGATTTCTAAACATTATTGGGTTTATAGGCCCAGGTCCATTAAGGTCCATTTGTCCATTAATTAAGAGGCCCAGATTCCTTAGGGCTTCAGCTGGTTAGGACTGAACtgttcaataaaaaataaatagtcTGGTGGAGCAACATTGGGTTTGTTAAAAACCTCCAATCGTCGCTCAACGGAAACATAAAGCCATCCTTGAGCGCTGATTAGTGTCAGAGACTCAGAGTCGTAGCTGTCGAGGCCCGATAAAGCTTCCCCGTCTAGTTTTCAATGGCTGTGAGTACTCGTTTTTTCTATTAGGGTTCTGTGCATCCGTTCTGATATCTACGTTTTCGCTTTCTAAGTTCTCCAATTTTTCTTTACAGTGCCTTAGTGTTAGGGCAGAGGGATTTCTAAATCTCTTTGGATTGTTTTTGCCGTAtctttttgttaattatttttttaggaAGATAGATTAGGCTGATAGATTGGCTCTGTTGCATGCTTTGTTCTTCTCTTACAAGTTTATTGTGGAAAATACAGTGTGCTTCTCCTTCGTTTTTCTTGTTTGACCTGGGATTTTGTGCCctcatttgaaattgcagactATACCCGTTAACCCTAAGCCTTTTCTGAACAACTTGACTGGCAAGACTGTAATTGTGAAACTGAAGTGGGGAATGGAATACAAAGGTATTTTGATTGTAGATTTGTAGTCTGTTTAAAATTTTTCAGTTCATCTATAATTTATCTTTCCTTTTTGGTTTCATCAGAAGTTGTGAATTTTGTGATTTAAATATGTATATTTTGTTGGTTGTTTCAGGTTTTCTTGCTTCCGTGGATTCGTACATGAATTTACAGGTACAGCCTTGAATTCAATATTACTTTACTTCCAATGTATTTGATTAATGTGTCGTTTAGATATAGCTTCGTATCTTTTATGCTGCATATCTTCTTTATTAGTGCAATTTTGTTGAGTGTGAACTTGTGGTTCAATGGTTGTGGTAATGCTTGAATCTGGAATAACTCTTATATTGGGGCAATGGTGCTGGTGTAAGCTTTTTGAATGATTGAATCAGCGTTTTTTGCTAACACTCCTTTGAAATGGAACCTTATCTGCAGTTAGGCAATGCTGAAGAATATGTTGATGGGGAATTGACAGGGAACCTAGGAGAGATTTTGATCAGGTAACGAACACCAATTGCCAACACTCTCTCTTTAAATATGCCTGTCTTTGGTAATGAAGTGTCACGGGTTGGCTCATATGTTACAACACATGCTTTGATTAGTACTGTTAAGAAACTACATAAAAGGAAGGAAGACTTGATTTTTAAGTTTCTGGTGATAAcggatgaaaaatgaaaatttgagtttttttttacaaGTAAAAATTTATTTGGGACCGTGAAGGATTCTGTGGTATTTCGTGGCTGGCATATATCTCTGCTTTCTACTCACCGGCCTAGCATGAGGGTGCACAAAGATGAGGTTTCTAAccttttgttaaaaaaatttcccTTGCCTTGCCAAACACCTAAGACATAATTTCATGGAGGGTATTCTCCACATATCATTTTTTACTCAAATCATCTTCTATGAAACTATGACAACCTAAACATGTgggtctttctttttttgattgtaAACAAACCATAATTCAGGCCTGAAAATAAACAGGCAAAAAACCTTGACAACAAAAGTATATAGTTCCCTAAGTTGGATTGCTTTATCGGAGTTAGTTTGATTCCATGATTGTTTGTGCATAAATGAACTGTCCAAACTATTGCAGATGAAATGCTGTTGCATGTTAAACTCACAATATCTAAAGTTCTAGACTATTTGTCaaaaattgctagtttatcagCATTTTTGGTGCTTCTACTGCAAAATACAAGGCTTTCCTTCTTTGATTGGTGTGATGCAAAGCATTATTATATTTTGCCAATttaggagattttcatgttctgcgtcctgtttttttttttttgtcttttgtatGCAGATGCAACAATGTTCTTTATCTTCGTGGTGTTCCAGAAGATGAGGAGATTGAAGATGCTGACCGCGACTAAAGAACTCGACTTTCGCTACTGTTCAGTGGCATTTGATTATTACGCTTGCTCTTTGTTGCTAGTTTTTTGGACTTGTATTGTACTTTAGTGGAGCGGTATGCCATGAGACTTGGCTTATAGTGTCCCATGTCATCTATTGAGCAAACCTGAGTTAAAACAAATCTTTTCCATTGCAAATCTCATATGATTTTGCTTCTAAATGTGGAGTTAGTACATTTAAGTTTCAGTTCGTCATACTGTGACGTATGAAAAGTAGGGTGAACTGATGTTTTTTTGCTTCGCATCGGACTCTTTTATGTCCAACCGTCAAAGAGTCCGATGGACTGATTTGATTTTACAAGTCTTACTGCCGGGCCGGTTCAGATTGAAGAGCCCAATTCAAGACCTTCAAAAGGCCCATATATCGTCTCAAACAGGTACAAAGAGTCTTAATTCACGCATATCAATCAAACTATAACTGGTAAGATCTTTCAAAATATagggtaaatttttttttttttaaaaacaaactgTTTTGGATAAAATCCAAATTTATAAGTCAACAAAGGGAAAAAATGGTCTGTatgtattaaataaataaatttaaattagagacatctgaaaaaaaaaataaaaaatggaatttTTAAATCTAGAACCAAAGAAATGGAAATGTTTAGATAAAGAAAACATATTACTAATTTGGATGGAAAAAATGAATTTTGAATGCTGTTTATAGTATCCACCAACGGTGCCTATATTGTTTTATCGAAAAGACGATATTGGCCTCTCTAATCCTGCGTTAACATAACTCTCTTACCATCTTCCTCTGcatttcttccttctttcttcctttctttcttttaatttttttttgtccaaatcaTCTTActttcctccatttcttcttctctttcgaAGTTCTGGTCTATGGGCTGCTGAACCTGAGTAGAAATCTTCGGAAGcagaagaaaaacatgtaaagtgCTCCTCCATCTTGCTCTATTACGCTTTATCTTGACCTAGCAAAGAAGCTGAAATTGCGGACATATGGTTTGTTCTTTTgcgtttttttgtttaatttgcttTTGATACGGGAATTTGAAGTTTCTGTGCTCCTGTTTGCAATTTCTCAATCAGTTCTGTGAATCGGGGTTCTATATAAGAGGGGGCTTTCTTATTGAAACAGACAATTGTATGATGTAATTGTCTTCATCTTGTTGGCTGTGAATGGAGATTCGATAGATTATACTTAGTTATTTTGCATGTACGTTCTACTGGATCTTTATTTTGttacatatttacatatttAGGGGTATGGTTTTATGGGACTATTTCTTTCACATTTTTAGTAACTGCATTAAGAATTTGAAGTTCGTATTCTGAGTTACAGGTCGCTTGTTTCGtctcttttttagtttttttcttggtaagttttttttttttatgcgcGATATTCTTTCATGGCATGTAATCTTCATCTGTGGATTGTCTTTGTGCGTATGCGACTTTTATTCCATAAGTCTTGTATCTTAAAAGAGCTATCAATCAGATTACCGAAGTTCAATAATGGGATATTGCTTATGAGCTTCCCCTTGATAGCTTTTGGCATTAAGTGAAAGTTTGTAGTTAGTGCTTTTAAATATGCTGCTGCAATCCCATTGATTGCTGGTTGCTAAGCTCTAGTGTTTACACACAAACATAACCCGCTATCTGATATGATCTTCTAGATGTAAACCTGTGTTATCTGCATGTCATTGGATTCTCATACTAGGACTGTTTCCATTTCTAGTAATCAATTCTTAACTTTTTCTGTGCTTTTCCCCCCCTCCTGTTATAGTTTTATTGACTGGAGTTTGTGTTACTTTATGATTGTGGTTAGTTAATG
Proteins encoded in this window:
- the LOC119999420 gene encoding ribosomal RNA small subunit methyltransferase-like, giving the protein MAGGKIKKEKAKGARAPSNHYQGGISFHKSKGQHILKNPLLVDSIVQKSGIMSTDVILEVGPGTGNLTKKLLEAGKQVIAIELDPRMVLELQRRFQGTPQSNRLKVIQGDVLKTDLPYFDICVANIPYQISSPLTFKLLAHQPAFRCAIIMFQREFAMRLVAQPGDNLYCRLSVNTQLYARVSHLLKVGKNNFRPPPKVDSSVVRIEPRKPRPQVNAKEWDGFIRICFIRKNKTLGSIFRIKNVLSLMEKNYKTLQALQPSQSGSIDNADSEMDISRLGGSKEDQSMDMDYGSDDEMEMDEGDAECEGSEFKDRVLNVLKEGNFEEKRSSKLTQQEFLYLLSLFNKAGIHFS
- the LOC120000507 gene encoding probable small nuclear ribonucleoprotein F, producing the protein MATIPVNPKPFLNNLTGKTVIVKLKWGMEYKGFLASVDSYMNLQLGNAEEYVDGELTGNLGEILIRCNNVLYLRGVPEDEEIEDADRD